The Amycolatopsis umgeniensis DNA segment GTCCACAATGGTCACTACCGAGGCTGACATACGCGGATGTCGCTCGCATCGGGGTTTCCCCGGAGATCACCCGGGGCCGCTGCACGGTTCCGTGCAACCGACGGACGCTCACGCTGACGCCATCGCGCGAACACGGAACGTGGGCGCGGCGATCTCTCGAGAGCAGCCGATTGCGCCGAGCAGAGCAATCTCGCGGTTTTCCCGTCATGGGGTTTCTCGTCGCACGTCGGAGTGTCGCCGGGACAAGCCCGGCGGCACTCCGACGCAGAGGGGTACGGCTGATGACCGCGCAGCGCACGATCACGGACGAGATCGGCGAAATCGGTGTCTGGCTGATGGGCGAGTTCGGCGGCCGCGTGCCGGCGAGCGTGATCAGCCGCGTGCTCAACGCGAGCAGGCGCGACCTCGAAGGCCGCATCGACCCCGAGGAGCTGGGCGAGATGTTCTACACCCTCTGCCGGTTCCGGCTCCAGCGGATCTTGGCGGCGGACCAGCGGATCACCATCAAGATCCCCGATGCCCGCGTCTCGTGAGCGATCTGTTCGCTCACCTCACCGGCACGGTGACCGTCTTGAGCTCCACGTACTGAGCAAGACCGGCGGCGCCGTACTCACGGCCGACACCGCTGGCCTTGAAACCGCCGAACGGGCCGTCGAAGCCGATCGGCGCCCCGTTGACGGTGACCGTCCCGGTCCGCATCCGCCGGGCGACGGCGAGCGCACGCTCTTCGTCGGCCGACCAGACGCCACCGGAGAGCCCGTACTCGGAGTCGTCGGCGATGCGGACAGCGTCGTCCTCGTCGCCGTAGGGAATGACGACCAGCACCGGTCCGAAGATCTCCTCCTGGGCGATGCGCATCGTGCTGTCGACGTCGGCGAACAGCGTCGGCGTGACGTAGTTGCCCTTCTCGAGGCCTGCCGGGATCTCGGGACCTCCGGTGACCAGCCGCGCGCCTTCGGCGACACCGATCTCGATGTAGTCGCGCACCCGCTGCTGCTGGCCGGGCCGCACCATCGGGCCGATGAAGGTCTTCTCGTCGGCCGGGTCACCGACGACGAGAGACTCCATCATCTCCTTGAGTCCGGCGACGACCTCGTCGTACCGGCTACGGGGTGCGAGGATCCGCGTCTGCGCGATACAGGCCTCGCCGTTGTTGAGCAGTGACCCGAACTTCAGCCCGGCGATCACGTCCGCCAGCACCGCGTCGGGCAGGATCACGGCCGCGGATTTTCCGCCCAGTTCCAGGCTGACTCGCTTGAGTTGTGCTCCCGCCAGCGACGCGATCCGACGGCCCGCGGCCGTCGAGCCGGTGAAGGCGATCTTGTCGACGCCGGGGCGCTTCACCAGGTACTCACTGGTCTCCCGGTCCGCGGGCAGCACGCTGATCACCCCGGACGGCAGCCCGGCCTCCGCCAGCAGGTCCGCGAG contains these protein-coding regions:
- a CDS encoding aldehyde dehydrogenase family protein, with protein sequence MITNDKLFIGGEWTTPSDPARLDIVSPHDQSVLGRVVQALPADVDRAVAAARTAFDEGPWPRTPPRERLAVLRRLNALREARADEIAGLISAENGSSLWFTRAGQPGVGRLAVSYLKAAEEFGWEETLEPSDPSAPFRSIVRREAIGVVAAIIPWNSPFSASWAKIVPALLAGNTVVLKVSPENSLSMSLLADLLAEAGLPSGVISVLPADRETSEYLVKRPGVDKIAFTGSTAAGRRIASLAGAQLKRVSLELGGKSAAVILPDAVLADVIAGLKFGSLLNNGEACIAQTRILAPRSRYDEVVAGLKEMMESLVVGDPADEKTFIGPMVRPGQQQRVRDYIEIGVAEGARLVTGGPEIPAGLEKGNYVTPTLFADVDSTMRIAQEEIFGPVLVVIPYGDEDDAVRIADDSEYGLSGGVWSADEERALAVARRMRTGTVTVNGAPIGFDGPFGGFKASGVGREYGAAGLAQYVELKTVTVPVR